A region from the Thermomicrobiales bacterium genome encodes:
- a CDS encoding formate--tetrahydrofolate ligase, with amino-acid sequence MLCDPLPVRLYEPDDSLPEKIAKVAAAMYGVEEIDSPAGSAWLRWRGTKKAGFGQLPICVAKSQYSFSGNANEAGKARSGKLVVRDCCSC; translated from the coding sequence GTGCTGTGCGATCCGTTGCCTGTGCGGCTCTATGAGCCAGATGACTCGCTCCCGGAAAAGATTGCCAAGGTCGCGGCGGCGATGTACGGTGTCGAAGAGATCGACTCACCGGCAGGAAGTGCCTGGCTGCGCTGGCGCGGTACGAAAAAGGCCGGGTTCGGGCAATTGCCAATCTGCGTCGCCAAGTCGCAGTATTCGTTTTCCGGCAATGCCAACGAGGCCGGGAAGGCACGTTCCGGCAAGCTGGTGGTGCGCGACTGCTGCTCATGCTGA